One segment of Tenrec ecaudatus isolate mTenEca1 chromosome 1, mTenEca1.hap1, whole genome shotgun sequence DNA contains the following:
- the LOC142446133 gene encoding olfactory receptor 7C1-like produces MEPRNHTHFQHFILLGLSEEAELQPLLFGLFLSMYLVTFTGNLLIILAIIKDSHLHTPMYFFLSNLSFADICLTSTIVPKMLLNIQMQNRVIIYEHCIAQMFFFMVFGVLDHFLLTVMAYDRFVAICHPLHYTVIMNPRLCGLLLLASWLLTVLDALLHGLMVLRLSFCTELGISHFFCELTQVVQLACSDTFLNTLVIYFTAGVLGVIPLSGILFSYTKIVSSILKISSAGGKSKAFSTCGSHLSVVSLFYGTAFGVYLSSAATQNSKSIAIASVMYTVATPMLNPFIYTLRNKDIKQALGKLCS; encoded by the coding sequence ATGGAACCAAGAAACCACACACATTTTCAACATTTCATTCTTTTGGGACTCTCAGAAGAGgcagagctgcagcccctcctcttcggactcttcctgtcaatgtacctggtcaccttcactgggaacctcctcatcatcctggccatcatCAAGGACAgccacctccacacacccatgtacttcttcctctccaacctctcctttgCTGACATCTGTTTAACTTCCACTATTGTGCCCAAGATGCTGCTGAACATCCAGATGCAGAACAGAGTTATTATTTATGAACACTGCATTGCTCAGATGTTTTTTTTCATGGTTTTTGGAGTATTAGATCATTTCCTGTTGAcagtgatggcctatgaccggTTTGTGGCCATCTGTCACCCACTACACTACACGGTCATCATGAACCCAAGGTTATGTGGCCTCCTGCTTCTGGCCTCCTGGTTATTGACTGTACTGGATGCTCTATTACATGGGTTAATGGTTTTGCGTTTGTCCTTTTGTACAGAGTTGGGAATctcccattttttctgtgaacttacCCAGGTAGTTCAACTTGCTTGCTCTGACACATTCCTCAATACCTTAGTAATTTATTTTACAGCTGGGGTTCTGGGAGTTATTCCACTCAGTGGGATCCTTTTCTCTTACACAAAGATTGTGTcctccattttgaaaatttcatcaGCTGGAGGCAAATCCAAAGCCTTTTCCACTTGTGGGTCCCACCTATCCGTGGTTTCCTTGTTTTATGGTACCGcatttggggtttatctcagttctGCTGCTACTCAAAATTCCAAGTCCATTGCGATAGCCTCAGTGATGTACACTGTAGCCACACCCATGCTGAACCCCTTTATCTACACTCTTAGAAACAAGGACATAAAGCAGGCCCTAGGGAAACTTTGCAGTTGA